Genomic window (Corallococcus caeni):
CCATCAACCGGCCGGACCAGCTGGCCAACATGTACAAGCAGCTCACCGGCGCGCTCTACGGCGCGGCCACCGGCGTGGGCCTCATCACCCTGCTCGTGGGCGGCATCGGCATCATGAACATCATGCTGGTGTCCGTGCGTGAGCGGACGCGGGAGATCGGCGTCCGCCGGGCGCTGGGCGCGCGCAAGCACACCATCATCCTCCAGTTCCTCATGGAGGCGGCCAGCGTGTCCGCGGTGGGCGGCGCGCTGGGCACCGCGGTGGGCATGACCATCGCGTGGCTGGTGAACTACCTCACGCCCCTGGCGGCGGCGGTGCAGCCCCTGACGGTGGTGCTGGGCGTGGGCTTCTCCGCGGTGGTGGGCCTGCTGTTCGGCATCTGGCCGGCGGCGCGCGCCGCGAACCTGGACCCCGTGGAAGCGCTCCGCCACGACTAGGCGCGAGCGGGAGACCTGACCATGTGGATGGCTTTCTGGGACACGGTGCGGCTGGCGTTCGGCACGTTCCGCTCCAACCCCCTGCGTTCCTTCCTGACGCTGCTGGGCATCGTCATCGGCGTCACCACCGTGGTGTCCATGATGTCCCTCATCGAGGGGCTCAAGAACCAGGTGAACAATCAGATGTCGGAGCTGGGCTCCGACTGCTTCCAGGTGCAGCGGCTGCCCTTCGGCCAGGGAGAGCTGTCCGTCGCGGAGCTCGCGCGCCGTCCGCGCTTCACCTACGCGGACCTGGACGCCATCCGCACGCAGCCGTCCATCGCGCGGGCGGCCGGCGAGGACTCCAAGGGCGGCCAGAAGGCCTCCACCGCCGAGCGTGAGTCGCGCCCCAACGTGAGCGTCTGGGCGGGCACGGCGGAGTACTTCTACACGAACGCGGTGAGCCTCGACACCGGCCGGCCCTTCACCGACGCGGAGTTCGTGGACGGGCGGCGCGTGGCGGTGATTGGCAAGGACCTGGCGGACACGCTGTGGCCCGGCCTGGACCCCCTGGGCCGCGAGTTCCGGATGCTGGGGCGCACCTTCCAGGTGGTGGGCACGCTCAAGCGCCGGGGCGGCTTCCTGGGCGGCGGCAGCCAGGACAACCAGGCCATGATTCCCCTGTCCACGTTCGCGTCCATGTTCGGCGTGCGCGACTTCCGCATCAGCATCCAGGCGACGTCCGCGGAAGTGCTCCAGCGCGCCCAGGATGAAGTGACGCTGCTCATGCGCCGCCGCCACGGGCTCAAGCCGGAAGAACCGGACGACTTCTTCCTCTACAACAACAAGAGCGCCACGGAGATGTTCAACAACCTCTCCTCGGCCGTGTCCGCGGCCAGCTTCGGCGTGTGCATCCTGTCGCTGCTGGTGGGCGGCATCGGCATCTTGAACATCATGCTGGTCGCCGTGACGGAGCGGACCCGGGAGATTGGCATCCGCAAGGCGCTGGGCGCCAAGCGCTACCGCATCCTCGCGCAGTTCGCGCTGGAGGCCGTGGTGCTGTCGCTGGTGGGCGGCGCGGTGGGCGTGGCGCTGGGCGCGGGCCTGGCGCACCTGGCCCGGTGGATGATCAACCTGCCCACGGAGGTCCCCCTGTGGTCCGTGGTGGTGTCGCTGGTGATGAGCTGCGGCGTGGGGCTGCTCTTCGGCATCTACCCGGCGGCGCGCGCGGCGAAGCTGGACCCCGTGGAGGCGATGCGCTCGGAGTAGCGCGCACGCGCCTTCCGGGCATGAAGAAGGCCCCGACCCGGCATGAAGCGGGTGGGGCCTTTTTTCATCACGGTCGTGGCCGGCCCGGGACTACGGGCAGGGGTACGTACAGGTGATCTGCCCGGTGATGGGGTTCTTGAAACACTGGGGCGTGCAGTCCTGCGCGTCGGCGGAGGACGGCGTGGCGGCGATGCCCAGGCCCATCACGGTGGCGGCGGCGGCGAGGACGAAGGCGATGCGACGGACGTTCTTGCGAGCCTGCATGGTGTCGTCTCCTTACGTGGTGTTGGCGCTGCACGGAGCACTCTAGGGACGGGGGCTGACAACACCAGCGCCAATGTCTCGGGCTCGTGCGCTGGCGTGGAGGGCGGGGCGCCGAGGCGCCGCACGCGGGAAGAAAATTGAAACGCCGGTGCGGCGAAACGGCGCGTCAACGCCTGGGAGTGGGGGTGCGGCTCCACTGATAGCCAACGGTCGCGCCGGAGCCGATGAGCGACAGCGCGAGGTAGCGGCGCAGGAAGTCCAGCCGTTCGCTGGAGCCGGCCAGGTGTCGCAGGCCCTCATGCGCGGCGAGGCCCAGCAGCATCCCCACCGTCGCGCCGCCGAGCGCGCCCAGGTACGCGCGGCCGCGATCCTCGCTGTCGCCGAACGCGACCTCGCCCATGCCCCAGGTGCCGAGCGCGGCGACGGGAGGCGTGACGACCATGGCGGCGCCGAACGCGCCCACCTCCAGCTCCATCCACCGGCCCTGCGGATACGAGGGGTGGACGAAGAGGAAGCGTCCGGGAAGCGAGGCGAGCACGGTGCCAGCGGCGGCCTCCGCGGCGGTGGCACCCAGGCGCGTGTCCCCGCCCACGCGGGTCGCGGCCCAGACCGCGCCCAGGGGCAGCAGCGTGACGCCGCCATGCGCGGCCAGGGTGGCGCCGGACAAGGGCGCCTCCGTGTCGGGCTCTCCGTGGGGAATGAAGGGCCGCAGCGCGCGCGGAGGCACGGCGGGAGGCGGAGGATCCGCGTCCAGCAACGGCGCATCCTTGACGGTGGGCTCCAGCGGAGGCGGAGGCGGGTCCGGCGCGCGGGACGGAGGCGGCGCGTCCCGGGGTCGCGGCGCGGAGGGCTCGGGAGCGCCGGCTTCGCGCGGCGGCGCGGCGGATGCGGGCGGCTCCGCTTCGTGGGGTTCATCGCGAGGCGCGAGTGTGTCGCCAGCATCCGGCAAGGGCACTTGAAGTGCGGCGCCACCGCCGGTCGCGGGTGGGCCCGAGCTTGCCGGAGGAGCCTCCTGTGTCCTCACGGCGGCGGTCGCGAACGGTGCGCCTGGCAGGCCCACCAGCAGGAGCGTCCCGAGTGCTGGTGCCATCCCCCGTCGACCCATGCCGTGTCCGTCCTCCTCGCGTGCCCCGCTGTGCGCTCCCAGCAGTGCGCATGCGGCGTGTCCGGCACCACCGGGTATGTGTTTCACGCGCTTCAACCGTCGGCGGGTGGACGGTGGCTCTGCCCGTTGACGCCCTTCCTCCTCTCGGAGTCACACGGCGGATGCGGAAGGGCGGGGGCTGCCCTAGCTTCCGGACCGTGCGGCTGGTCTGGCCCATCTTGCTCGCCCTGCTCGCCGCGGGGTGTCCCTACCCGAACCACCGGCAGGACCTGCGCCTGCGCGCGCTGCCGGAGGACCCGGAGGCGAGGGAGCTCGCCATCGAGCAGACGCTGGGCTTCCCCATGGAGCCCGGCAACGGCGTGGAGTTGGTGCAGAACGGCCGCGTCTTCGACGTCATCGAGGAGGAGATCCGCGCCGCCCGCTCCAGCATCCACATCGCCAGCTACATCTGGCGTCCGGGCATCCCGTCGGACCGGCTGCTCATCGCGCTGCGCGAGCGCGCCCCCGGCGTGCAGTGCCGCATCATCGTGGATCCGCTGGGCAGCGTGAACTTCGAGGTCGTGGCCCCCGTGCTCGCGGACGCCGGCTGCGACGTGCGCATCTACCGTCCCTATCAGGGCGCGGTGACGTCCCTGGACGCGGTGCGGATCCGCGCGCGCATGCACCGCAAGATGGTCATCCGTGACGGCGAGGTCGCGCTGACCGGAGGCTTCGGCATCTGGCGCAGCTGGCTGGGAAATGGCGACGCGCCGGAGACCTGGCGGGACACCAACATCCGGGTCCGGGGCCCCGTCGTGCGAGGCATGCAGATCGCCTTCGCGCAGAACTGGCAGGAGTCCGGCGGCGACTTCCTGCCCCCGGAGTCCTTCCCGGAGCTCGCTCCCGCCGGAAACGCGCGGGCCTGCTTCGTCGCCAGCACCGGCCACCGCTTCCTCTCGCAGGCGTCGAGGATGTGGCTGCTGTCCATCGCGGCCGCGAAGCACCGGCTGTGGATCGCCAACTCGTACTTCCTGCCATCGGAAGCCATCAGCGACATGCTCATCCTCAAGGCCCGCGAGGGCGTGGACGTGCGCGTGCTGGTGCCCGGCCGCTACCACGACGTAGGGCCCGTGCGCGCCGCGCAGCGGGCGTCCTACGCGCGGCTGCTGGAGGGGGGCGTGCGCATCTACGAGTACGAGCTCTCGATGATGCACTCCAAGACGCTGGTCGCGGACGACACGCTGAGCGTCGTGGGCTCCACCAACCTGGATCCGCTGGCGCTCAACCACACCGACGAGGGCTCCGTGCTGGTGGAGGACCCGGTGCTGGCGGAGGAGCTGGCCGCCGCCTTCGAGCAGGACCTCACGCACGCCGCGGAGGTCCACTGGCAGGGCTGGAAGAGGCGAGGCCTGCTCCAGAAGCTGGGGGAACAGCTCCCGGGGCTCATCGGCGACTTCCTGTGAGCCGCGTGCACGCTGGCCTTCAGGAACGACGCCTTGGACCCACCGCACGAGGCGTGGGGCCCTCGGCCGCCTGCCTGTCCGGCTGACAAGGGATGGCCGATGCGGGAAGCCACGCGGGGCCGGGGCGCGTTGGTCCCTTCATGCCTTCGATTCGACCGTTCCGTACTGCCCTGTTGTCGCTGACCGTGGCCCTGCCGGTGTTCGCGGCCGGGCCCGCCGTGTGGGGCGAGGGGATGATGGTGAAGGTGCGGCCGGGGACCGCCGCCCGGAGCGCCACCGAGGTGCGGCTCACCGCCGCGCGCAACGAGTTCGTCTCCTTCCAGGTCGCGCTGCAGGGCGGCGACACGGGGCTGAAGAACGTCCGCGCGAAGCTGCCCGCGCTGGAGGGCCCGGGCGCCACGACGCTGTCCGGGCCGGACGTGACGCTGTACCGCGAAGCGCTCGTCTCCACGAAGAAGGCGTCGGTGGCGGGAGAGGCGGTGGGCGCGTGGCCGGACGGGCTGGTACCGGACACGGACGAGATCGCCGGTGAGACGCGCGGCGCCTTCCCCTTCGACGTGCCCGCGAAAGAGGCCCGGGCCGTCTGGGTGGACGTGCACGTGCCCCAGGATGCGCCGCCCGGCGACTACGTGGGCACGGTGACGGTGGAGGCGGACGGAGGCTTCCAGCGGCAGGTGACGGCGAGGCTGACGGTGGTGGACGCGGCGCTGCCGAGCACGTCCTCGCTGCCGTCGGCGTTCCTGCTCTGGCCGCCGCACGTCTGTCGCGCGCACACGGGGCGCGAGGACTGCACGCCGGAGGAGCTGCAGCCGCTGCTCGCGCGCTACCAGCGGATGGCGCTGGAGCACCGCTTCACGCTGTCCAGCCTCTTCCCGCGCCAGCCGTGGCCGCCGGCGTGGAGCGACTTCGACGCGACGTGGGGGCCGTACCTGGACGGGACCGCGCCCACGCGGCTGCAAGGCGCGCGGATGACGAGCCTGGAGTACGTGGGGCCGCTGGACGCCGCGAACCTGCGGGACTTCACGGCGCACATGAAGGAGCGGGGCTGGCTGGACCGGGCCTACGTGCAGCTGGGGGACGAGCCGCCCTACGGCACGACCTTCGAACAGGTGCGCGCGACGGGAGACCTGGTGCGCCAGGCGGCCCCCGGGCTGCGCACGATGCTGACGACGAACTCGCGCGAGCTGAAGGGCAACGGCCTGGAGAAGCACGTGGACGTGGCGGTGCCGCTGGTGAACCACCTGGACGGCACGGACGCGAACTTCCGGGGGGACCAGCGCGGGACGTACACGGGCTTCCTGGAGCGTCCGGGAACCGCGTTGTGGATGTATCAGAGCTGCATGAGCCACGGCTGTGCGTATGGGACCAACGCGCCGGAGAACCAGCCGGGCGCGGGCTGGCCGTCGTACATGCTGGACCGGTCGGCGGCGAAGGCGCGCGCGATGGAGTGGGTCACGTTCCTGGAGGGCGCGACGGGCGAGCTCTACTACCAGACGGTGGGCATGCTCTCCACGGCGTGGACGGACCAGTACCGCTTCAATGGCAACGGGGATGGGACGCTCTTCTACCCGGGCACGCCGGCAGCCATTGGCGGCAGGACGGACGTGCCGGTGGCGTCGCTGCGGCTCAAGCTCCTCCGCCAGGGCATGCAGGACTATGAGTGGCTCAAGGCGGTGAGTGACGCGGGAGACCCGGACTTCGCGCGCAAGGTGGCCAGGGACCTGATTCCGGCCGCGTCGCGAGTGACGGACGACGGCGCCGCGTTCGACGCGGCGAGGCTGAAGCTCATCCAGCGCTACGAGGAGCTGACCGCCCACCAGACCCCGGACGCGGGCACGCCGCTGGACGCAGGCACGCCGCCGGACGCAGGCACGAAGCCGCCGGCGGACGGAGGCACGGCATCCGCGCCGGAAGAGGCCGCGGGAGGACCGTCGCGGGGGACGCCCGGCTCCTCTTCCGACGTGGCACCGGGCGCGGTCGCCGGCGCGCAGGCGGGAGGCTGCACCACGGGCGGAGGCGGCACGGCGGCGGTCGCGGGAGGCCTGTTGTTCGCGGCCTGGGCGCTCGGCGGCATGCGCCGTCAGCGAGCCCGGGTGACCGTACCCGCGCGTCGGAAGCAGGCACGGAGGTAGCCAGGTCCGAAGCATGGAAGCCTGCCGCAACGCACCAAACCCGCGGACCTGGATTCCTCGCGGAGCCGCCCTGGCTGCCGGGCACCGTAGAAACTGGTCCGACAGTCGGACAGGTTTGGACGACTCTGGTTCGGCGCGCTCCCACCCCATCCGGGGCGCGGAAACTGGTCCGACAGTCGGACAGGTTTGGACGACTCTGGTTCGGCGCGCTCCCACCCCATCCGGGGCGCGGAAACGGGTCCGACAGTCGGACAGGTTTGGGCAGTCGGCGGCCGGAGGGCGCCCGCCCCAGCCGGGGCGTGGAAACCGGTCCGACAGCCGGGCCTGTTGAGGGACCGTGTCGGACCCGGGATGTACAACGCTCATGTCCGGGGGCTCGGTGGGCATGTAGGCGCCGCGCATGCCGGAGGCGTGCTCTGGGGCCTCATGCTAGAGGGCGGCGCATGAGCACGGACGTGACGAACCGGGTCATCCTCCGCGAGGCGCGGCCCGAGGACGACAAAGTGATTGGGGAACTGCTGGTGGAGGCCTACACCACGCAGTACGCGAAGCTGATGCCGGAGGTCGTCTACTCCGAGGAGCGCAAAGCGTTCCTGCGCGACGTCGCCTCCCGGCGCAAGGTGTGCACCATCCTCGTGGCGGAAGTGGACGGGCAGATCGCCGGCACGGTGGCCCTGTACCCGCCCGGCGCGCCCGGCACCGAAGCCTGGCTGCCCAACACGGCGGACCTGCGCGCCCTGGCCACCGGGGTGCGCTTCCAGGGACAGGGGCTGGCCCAGCCGCTGCTGGTGGAGACGGAAGCCCTCGCGAAGCGCTGGGGCGTGGACGCCATCTCCCTCCACGTGCGCCGGGGCGCCAAGGGCGTCGCGCGCATGTACGAGCGCCGGGGCTACCAGCGGGCGCCGGAGGGCGACATCGACCGTCTTCCGGACGTGTACCTGGAAGCGTATCTGCTGCCCATGAAGTGACGCATGTCAGGCGGGAACGCGCTCATCCGTGGATTGCGCATCCCGTCTGACGCCGGAGGGTCCGCGAAGGCTCGCGTGACCCGGGCACCGGAAGGGATCGCGCGCTGGAGTGGTGGCGTGCGCCCTGCCCCGGAAGGGGCGCCGGTCGGCACGCCGACCTCCATCCCGGTGTTCCCATCATGAAGATTCCCATTCCCGAGCAGTCGCTCGTGCTGCTCATCGGTCCCTCTGGCTCCGGCAAGTCCACCGTCGCGAACGCGCACTTCCTCCCGGAGGACGTGCTGTCCGGCACGGGCAACGAAGCGAAGCTGCACGACGAGGTGGCGCGAAGGCTCAAGCAGGGCACGCTCACCGTCATCGACGGCGTGCCCCTCAGCGCCGAGTCGCGCCGTCATTACGTGACCGTGGCGCGTGAGCACCACGTCGCCCTGGTCGCGGTGGCCATGGACACGCCGGAAGCGCTCTGTCTGGAGCGCAACCGCACGCGCACCGGGTCGCATCCCAGTCCCCGCGCGCTGCGCAACCAGGTGCAGCAGCTCCAGAACGCGCTGAAGGGGCTGACGAAGGAAGGCATCCGGCACGTGCACGTGCTCACGCCGGAGACGGTGGACGCGGTGTCGTTCGAGCACCGTCCGCTCCCCAGCCACCGCCAGGACGAGCACGGGCCTTTCGACATCATCGGGGACATCCACGGGTGCTTCGACGAGCTGAAGGCCCTGCTGACGGAGCTGGGCTACACGGTCGCACCGCGCGCGGACGGAGCGCCCGGCTACGACGTGGGCACGCCTGCGGGCCGCAAGGTCGTGTTCCTGGGCGACCTGGTGGACCGCGGCCCCGGCGTGACGGACGTCCTTCGGCTGGTGATGGGGATGGTGGAGGCGGGCACGGCGCTGTGCGTGCCGGGCAACCATGAAATCAAGTTGCTCAAGAAGCTGCGTGGCAAGGACGTGCGAGTGGGGCGCGGCCTCGCGATGACGCTGGAGCAGCTGGAGCGCGAGCCGCCCGGGTTCTCCCAGGCGGTCGCCGACTTCATCGAAGCCCGCTCTCCGCACTACGTCCTGGACGATGGCCACCTGGTGGTGGCGCATGCGGGCCTGAAGGAGCCCATGCACGGCCGGGACACCCCCGAGGTGCGCGACTTCGCCCTCTACGGAGAGACCACCGGCGAAGCGGACGCCTACGGCCTGCCGG
Coding sequences:
- a CDS encoding AAA family ATPase; translation: MKIPIPEQSLVLLIGPSGSGKSTVANAHFLPEDVLSGTGNEAKLHDEVARRLKQGTLTVIDGVPLSAESRRHYVTVAREHHVALVAVAMDTPEALCLERNRTRTGSHPSPRALRNQVQQLQNALKGLTKEGIRHVHVLTPETVDAVSFEHRPLPSHRQDEHGPFDIIGDIHGCFDELKALLTELGYTVAPRADGAPGYDVGTPAGRKVVFLGDLVDRGPGVTDVLRLVMGMVEAGTALCVPGNHEIKLLKKLRGKDVRVGRGLAMTLEQLEREPPGFSQAVADFIEARSPHYVLDDGHLVVAHAGLKEPMHGRDTPEVRDFALYGETTGEADAYGLPVRADWAQQYQGPATVVYGHTSVPEAEWVNNTVCLDTGCVFGGKLTALRYPERQLVSVPAQREYWKSRSHAAP
- a CDS encoding DUF4091 domain-containing protein; this translates as MPSIRPFRTALLSLTVALPVFAAGPAVWGEGMMVKVRPGTAARSATEVRLTAARNEFVSFQVALQGGDTGLKNVRAKLPALEGPGATTLSGPDVTLYREALVSTKKASVAGEAVGAWPDGLVPDTDEIAGETRGAFPFDVPAKEARAVWVDVHVPQDAPPGDYVGTVTVEADGGFQRQVTARLTVVDAALPSTSSLPSAFLLWPPHVCRAHTGREDCTPEELQPLLARYQRMALEHRFTLSSLFPRQPWPPAWSDFDATWGPYLDGTAPTRLQGARMTSLEYVGPLDAANLRDFTAHMKERGWLDRAYVQLGDEPPYGTTFEQVRATGDLVRQAAPGLRTMLTTNSRELKGNGLEKHVDVAVPLVNHLDGTDANFRGDQRGTYTGFLERPGTALWMYQSCMSHGCAYGTNAPENQPGAGWPSYMLDRSAAKARAMEWVTFLEGATGELYYQTVGMLSTAWTDQYRFNGNGDGTLFYPGTPAAIGGRTDVPVASLRLKLLRQGMQDYEWLKAVSDAGDPDFARKVARDLIPAASRVTDDGAAFDAARLKLIQRYEELTAHQTPDAGTPLDAGTPPDAGTKPPADGGTASAPEEAAGGPSRGTPGSSSDVAPGAVAGAQAGGCTTGGGGTAAVAGGLLFAAWALGGMRRQRARVTVPARRKQARR
- a CDS encoding phospholipase D-like domain-containing protein: MRLVWPILLALLAAGCPYPNHRQDLRLRALPEDPEARELAIEQTLGFPMEPGNGVELVQNGRVFDVIEEEIRAARSSIHIASYIWRPGIPSDRLLIALRERAPGVQCRIIVDPLGSVNFEVVAPVLADAGCDVRIYRPYQGAVTSLDAVRIRARMHRKMVIRDGEVALTGGFGIWRSWLGNGDAPETWRDTNIRVRGPVVRGMQIAFAQNWQESGGDFLPPESFPELAPAGNARACFVASTGHRFLSQASRMWLLSIAAAKHRLWIANSYFLPSEAISDMLILKAREGVDVRVLVPGRYHDVGPVRAAQRASYARLLEGGVRIYEYELSMMHSKTLVADDTLSVVGSTNLDPLALNHTDEGSVLVEDPVLAEELAAAFEQDLTHAAEVHWQGWKRRGLLQKLGEQLPGLIGDFL
- a CDS encoding GNAT family N-acetyltransferase; this encodes MSTDVTNRVILREARPEDDKVIGELLVEAYTTQYAKLMPEVVYSEERKAFLRDVASRRKVCTILVAEVDGQIAGTVALYPPGAPGTEAWLPNTADLRALATGVRFQGQGLAQPLLVETEALAKRWGVDAISLHVRRGAKGVARMYERRGYQRAPEGDIDRLPDVYLEAYLLPMK
- a CDS encoding ABC transporter permease; this encodes MAFWDTVRLAFGTFRSNPLRSFLTLLGIVIGVTTVVSMMSLIEGLKNQVNNQMSELGSDCFQVQRLPFGQGELSVAELARRPRFTYADLDAIRTQPSIARAAGEDSKGGQKASTAERESRPNVSVWAGTAEYFYTNAVSLDTGRPFTDAEFVDGRRVAVIGKDLADTLWPGLDPLGREFRMLGRTFQVVGTLKRRGGFLGGGSQDNQAMIPLSTFASMFGVRDFRISIQATSAEVLQRAQDEVTLLMRRRHGLKPEEPDDFFLYNNKSATEMFNNLSSAVSAASFGVCILSLLVGGIGILNIMLVAVTERTREIGIRKALGAKRYRILAQFALEAVVLSLVGGAVGVALGAGLAHLARWMINLPTEVPLWSVVVSLVMSCGVGLLFGIYPAARAAKLDPVEAMRSE